From the genome of uncultured Pseudodesulfovibrio sp., one region includes:
- a CDS encoding adenylate/guanylate cyclase domain-containing protein encodes MLELLKRFFKKDQLILLGAGVSVTIIIMALYISQPKFLHLLNLKIYDNYLRQYHQPAATQVPVIIDLDEKSLSELGQWPWPRYRVALLLKYLTAYGATAVASDIIFSEPDRTSPAIMQQDVKRELRIDMDFTGLPKDLMDYDRLLAYNLRGGPYILGYDFNHGITPKEHDCLVRPAKVAVLSPPDAPSPHDFLLKGEGMICPIPVLAEAAPESGFITTTPDLDSVYRRVPLLYSYDGQFYPSLALATLMQATDRENIVLKMSPVGIESIRFNDMVIPTDARGQLLINYRGPSRTFEYISASDVLNRKLAPGSLRGRIAFIGTSASGLKDIRATPLDPGFPGVEAHATIVDNILSGQLLSVPDWAPGLEFLGMLAGGLVTTFLLMWARASWIILPVLCMGGAMWYGSVLFYQEQRFFISPMYSYINLGLTFITLTLIKFWREEIAKRYIHGAFAHYLAPSVISQIMENPDALSLEGQEKEITIQFSDVRSFTTLSEKLSPTQVTDLLHDYLTPMTRIITEHEGTLDKFIGDAVMAFWNAPLDIENHQEKSLRAALAQLRKLEELNDIFLDKYGFTIAIGIGIHSGPVRVGNMGSADLFDYTLIGDNVNLASRLEGLTKYYGQKLVTSQAIKDACGDRYYFRILDIVRVKGKEEPVTIYTVYTPEEALDRKDELDLYEKAHQAYAEQDFNSAETLFRQLRESGAEPVLYDLYIERCQHLKDAPPDCDWDCVFTHKTK; translated from the coding sequence ATGCTCGAACTGCTGAAACGTTTCTTCAAGAAAGACCAGCTGATACTACTGGGTGCTGGCGTATCTGTGACGATCATCATTATGGCGCTGTATATCAGCCAGCCAAAGTTCCTGCATCTCCTCAACCTTAAGATTTACGATAACTACCTTCGCCAATACCACCAGCCAGCAGCCACCCAGGTTCCGGTAATCATCGACCTGGATGAGAAGAGCCTGTCCGAGCTTGGGCAGTGGCCATGGCCGCGATACAGGGTGGCCCTGCTGCTCAAGTACCTTACGGCTTACGGAGCCACGGCCGTGGCCTCGGATATCATCTTCAGCGAGCCCGACAGGACCTCGCCCGCAATCATGCAGCAGGACGTCAAACGGGAACTGCGCATAGACATGGACTTCACGGGGTTGCCCAAGGACCTCATGGATTACGACCGGCTCCTGGCATACAACCTCAGGGGCGGGCCCTATATCCTCGGCTACGACTTCAACCACGGGATTACGCCCAAGGAACACGATTGCCTGGTTCGTCCGGCCAAGGTCGCCGTACTCTCCCCCCCGGATGCGCCATCACCGCATGACTTTCTGCTGAAAGGCGAGGGCATGATCTGTCCGATTCCGGTCCTTGCCGAGGCGGCTCCGGAGAGCGGCTTCATCACCACCACGCCGGATCTGGATTCCGTGTACCGCAGAGTACCGCTTCTCTACAGCTACGACGGACAGTTCTATCCCAGTCTGGCCCTGGCCACCCTCATGCAGGCCACGGATAGAGAAAACATCGTTCTCAAGATGTCGCCCGTAGGCATCGAATCCATCCGCTTCAACGACATGGTCATTCCAACGGATGCACGAGGGCAGTTGCTCATCAACTACAGAGGCCCAAGCCGTACCTTCGAATATATATCCGCCTCGGATGTACTTAATCGAAAGCTGGCACCCGGCTCCCTGCGCGGCCGCATCGCCTTCATCGGCACCTCTGCTTCCGGTCTGAAGGACATACGAGCCACGCCGCTTGATCCGGGCTTTCCCGGTGTGGAGGCCCACGCGACCATCGTGGACAATATCCTTTCCGGACAGTTGCTCTCGGTCCCGGACTGGGCGCCGGGTCTGGAGTTCCTGGGCATGCTGGCGGGCGGCCTGGTGACGACATTCCTGCTTATGTGGGCACGTGCCTCCTGGATCATCCTGCCTGTTCTCTGCATGGGCGGAGCCATGTGGTACGGCTCCGTGCTTTTCTATCAGGAACAGCGCTTCTTCATCTCGCCGATGTACTCCTACATCAACCTTGGTCTGACGTTCATTACCCTGACGCTGATCAAATTCTGGCGAGAGGAAATAGCCAAGCGCTATATTCACGGGGCTTTCGCCCACTACCTTGCCCCGTCAGTCATTTCCCAGATCATGGAAAATCCGGACGCGCTGTCTCTGGAAGGCCAGGAAAAGGAGATCACCATCCAGTTCTCGGATGTCCGCAGCTTCACCACCCTATCCGAAAAGCTTTCCCCCACCCAGGTCACAGATCTTCTCCACGACTACCTGACACCCATGACCCGAATCATCACCGAACATGAGGGCACGCTGGACAAATTCATCGGCGATGCGGTCATGGCGTTTTGGAACGCTCCTCTGGACATAGAAAACCACCAGGAAAAATCTTTGAGAGCCGCCTTGGCCCAGCTACGCAAGCTCGAGGAATTGAACGATATCTTTCTGGATAAATATGGTTTCACCATAGCCATTGGAATCGGCATCCATTCGGGACCGGTGCGCGTGGGCAACATGGGCTCGGCCGACCTCTTTGACTACACTCTGATCGGCGACAACGTGAACCTCGCCTCGCGGCTTGAAGGACTGACCAAATACTACGGGCAAAAACTGGTGACCAGCCAGGCCATCAAGGACGCCTGCGGGGATAGATATTACTTCCGCATTCTGGATATCGTCCGCGTCAAGGGCAAGGAGGAGCCGGTCACCATATACACCGTCTACACCCCCGAAGAAGCTCTGGACCGGAAAGACGAACTGGACCTCTATGAAAAGGCCCACCAAGCCTACGCGGAACAAGACTTCAACAGCGCCGAAACACTTTTTCGCCAGCTACGCGAATCAGGGGCAGAACCTGTACTTTATGACCTGTACATCGAACGCTGCCAACATCTGAAGGATGCTCCGCCAGACTGCGATTGGGACTGCGTATTCACACACAAGACAAAGTAG
- a CDS encoding FAD-dependent oxidoreductase, producing the protein MDYVIVGNGVSAIGAIEGIRQHDKTGSITVVSDEAVPTYGRPLISYYLSDKIKFDTLPFRPEEFYERNQVEMRLGSRVLSVDSQGKTLTLDCGDKLPYDKLLLATGGTPVKPALPGIEGPGVHNFTTVAHAETLKELVDKVKHVVVIGAGLIALKAAEGFAEKGVEVTIVVRSRIMRTYFDETAGELIVDHLEKNGIRFMQGTATKEIVRYEDGTIKGVETDQGLVPADVVIVAAGVRPNMGLAIQAGLVTEQGIRVDDYMATSNSDVFAAGDVAEAKDLLTGEYTVRPIWPNAYTQGRYAGRNMAGAQAPYTGGLSMNSITYYGLPTISVGETNLADDDQYETAVFLDRDNSIYRKLIFKNNVLAGCILIGDIDAAGFYTSFIKNGFELDAEGKERLMEGDPSPALWPDSFIEAMMNNP; encoded by the coding sequence ATGGATTACGTTATTGTAGGAAACGGCGTTTCAGCCATCGGTGCTATCGAAGGTATTCGCCAGCACGACAAAACCGGTTCCATCACGGTCGTCAGCGATGAGGCCGTGCCGACCTACGGTCGTCCCCTCATCTCCTATTATCTGTCTGACAAGATCAAATTTGACACTCTGCCGTTCCGTCCGGAAGAATTTTACGAGCGCAATCAGGTTGAAATGCGACTCGGCTCACGCGTCCTGTCGGTGGATTCCCAAGGGAAAACCCTGACTCTCGATTGCGGCGACAAGCTCCCATACGACAAACTGCTCCTGGCCACGGGCGGCACCCCGGTCAAACCGGCTCTGCCTGGCATCGAGGGGCCGGGTGTGCACAATTTTACTACCGTGGCCCACGCCGAGACCCTCAAGGAGTTGGTGGACAAGGTCAAGCATGTCGTGGTCATCGGTGCCGGGCTCATCGCGCTCAAAGCGGCCGAAGGCTTTGCCGAAAAAGGGGTTGAAGTGACCATTGTGGTCCGTTCCCGGATCATGCGTACCTATTTCGATGAGACTGCGGGCGAACTCATCGTCGATCATCTGGAGAAGAACGGCATCCGTTTCATGCAGGGAACGGCCACCAAGGAGATCGTCCGGTACGAGGATGGTACCATCAAAGGGGTGGAGACCGACCAGGGTTTGGTCCCTGCGGATGTGGTCATCGTGGCCGCAGGCGTGCGCCCGAACATGGGCTTGGCCATCCAGGCCGGGCTGGTTACGGAACAGGGCATCCGCGTGGATGACTACATGGCCACCTCGAATTCTGACGTCTTTGCCGCGGGCGACGTTGCCGAGGCCAAGGATCTGTTGACCGGCGAGTACACAGTTCGCCCCATCTGGCCCAACGCCTACACCCAGGGCCGTTATGCCGGGCGGAACATGGCCGGGGCTCAAGCCCCGTACACGGGCGGTCTGTCCATGAACTCCATCACTTACTACGGGTTGCCGACCATTTCCGTGGGCGAAACCAATCTGGCCGACGACGACCAATACGAAACCGCCGTATTTCTGGACCGTGACAACTCCATTTATCGCAAGCTCATTTTCAAGAACAACGTCCTGGCCGGATGCATCCTCATCGGAGACATCGATGCTGCCGGGTTCTACACCAGCTTCATCAAGAACGGCTTTGAACTCGATGCCGAGGGCAAGGAGCGGCTCATGGAAGGTGATCCCTCTCCGGCGCTCTGGCCCGACAGCTTCATCGAAGCGATGATGAACAACCCCTAA
- a CDS encoding biotin carboxylase N-terminal domain-containing protein, with amino-acid sequence MSIDGHKILIANRGEIAVRIMEACSDLGLPFVALYTEEDSQSGHLDVARRLGGEKSLYRIHNYLDAGDILSVADEAEATAIHPGYGFFSENYRFARRVVQRDRPMTFIGPSWEVIRDLGDKINTKRIARALGVPTVPGSDRAIYDELEAEAIAESLFEFQTKMGIKRPVVLVKASAGGGGMGIDECEDMARFRQTYRRIRNYSLRTFNDEGVLIEQRVFNFNHLEVQIVSDRSGINPVHFGTRNCSVQSPGLQKRIEVAPGFWPQGLSYAFNAGKLLDDITGYSLSIAKEIKYDNVGTWEWIVTPNGEPFLMEVNTRIQVENGVSARISAVNGDRDVNLIREQIRIGLGDPLGYTQDDVSFDGVGIEYRLIAEDTESGFAPWVGKIQELNWPGHDWVKMHTHVPTERTYQIPTEYDPNLALAIIWGKDLEEAKARGLQFLKELKLNGSDSAGGAMKSNIPFLIEKTANLLEF; translated from the coding sequence GTGAGCATAGACGGACACAAGATACTCATTGCCAACAGGGGCGAAATCGCCGTGCGGATCATGGAAGCATGCTCCGACCTCGGCCTGCCCTTCGTGGCCCTGTATACCGAAGAGGACTCCCAGTCCGGCCACCTGGACGTGGCCCGCAGACTGGGCGGGGAAAAATCCCTGTACCGTATCCACAACTACCTCGACGCCGGAGACATCCTGTCCGTGGCGGACGAGGCAGAGGCCACGGCCATACATCCCGGATACGGTTTCTTTTCCGAAAACTACCGTTTCGCCCGACGTGTGGTCCAGCGGGACCGTCCCATGACCTTCATCGGTCCTTCCTGGGAAGTCATCCGCGACCTGGGCGACAAAATCAATACCAAGCGCATCGCGCGCGCACTGGGCGTGCCCACCGTGCCCGGCTCGGACCGTGCCATATATGATGAATTGGAAGCCGAGGCCATTGCCGAAAGCCTTTTCGAGTTCCAGACCAAGATGGGCATCAAACGGCCCGTAGTCCTGGTCAAGGCCTCGGCTGGCGGCGGCGGCATGGGCATCGACGAGTGCGAGGACATGGCCCGTTTCCGCCAGACTTACCGCCGCATCCGAAACTACTCGCTGCGAACCTTCAACGACGAGGGCGTGCTCATCGAACAGCGGGTCTTCAACTTCAACCACTTGGAAGTCCAGATCGTGTCCGACAGGTCCGGGATCAACCCGGTCCATTTCGGCACCCGTAACTGCTCGGTACAGTCCCCTGGTTTGCAGAAGCGAATCGAGGTGGCACCCGGCTTCTGGCCACAGGGACTTTCCTACGCCTTCAACGCCGGAAAGCTTCTGGACGACATCACCGGCTACTCCCTGTCCATCGCCAAGGAAATCAAGTACGACAACGTGGGCACCTGGGAATGGATCGTCACTCCCAACGGTGAGCCGTTCCTCATGGAAGTGAACACGCGCATTCAGGTTGAAAACGGCGTTTCCGCGCGCATCAGTGCCGTCAACGGCGACCGCGACGTGAACCTGATCCGCGAACAGATCCGCATTGGCCTGGGGGATCCTCTGGGTTACACCCAGGACGATGTCTCCTTCGACGGTGTGGGCATTGAGTACCGACTCATCGCCGAGGACACCGAAAGCGGCTTTGCCCCTTGGGTGGGTAAGATCCAAGAGCTCAACTGGCCCGGCCACGACTGGGTGAAAATGCACACGCATGTTCCCACGGAGCGCACCTACCAGATTCCCACCGAATACGATCCCAACCTGGCTTTGGCCATCATCTGGGGCAAGGACCTGGAGGAAGCCAAGGCGCGCGGTCTTCAGTTCCTGAAAGAACTCAAGCTGAACGGATCGGACTCCGCCGGCGGGGCCATGAAATCGAACATTCCTTTCCTCATCGAAAAAACCGCCAACCTTCTCGAATTCTAA
- a CDS encoding carboxyl transferase domain-containing protein: MNIEKNLQSLLGRVNYARDILGNKSRPELDAFATEIGAFQEKNADLSDEQTIRAVESLDKRLSAMEAAIDAQLTAMDKVRIVRHPQRASLKDILENVYDNYAEMGGQDEHSIDPGMLIARAYITRRRGKKIINQPVMVVGQEKGHGEEFRNGGSIKPWGNSKALKYMKVAAREQIPIHAYVNTPGSYPIEDFPGAAQQIAENIYEMAGLDVPIVAIFSEGGSGGAEAIGMADKRLMLSHGYYSVISPEGAAAIEGRIKGSERAPAELIESCAMAQKITAQDNLANGYIDEIIQEPPLGARADHFDFFKQVREQVIRATDEVALNVRGVRLFRAVALRHFKKNTDVIVRWSLNEKARERLVAKRFRKYRRLAQGAYQDNRSLMEKLSATSSGLVSNTASLILYGLIKPFKHRVERIVEEASDEIHVITAKFTGVIRGMLKKVGIKPGMDKQKELELTGLSQTEPEAPALLNDSDYVSPQALQDREISCPHASKRGCLDIWARDLFTDYGGVCPNCGYNFPMEYQWYLHNVFDRGSVREFNRDIASGNPTGFPNFEARVDAAKKKTGLESSCLTFNATLEGLRVTCATLVANFRGGSVGAAEGEKFIRALELAQTKHQPFLAYIHGTAGIRIQEGVNGLIQMPRVTMAVRRYIEEGGLYIVLYDTNSYAGPVASFLGCSPYQYAVRSSRIGFAGPGVIKETTGLEIPPNYHNCYKALSRGHIQGVWSRKDIRKNLHQAFLTIGGRNLYYR, translated from the coding sequence ATGAATATAGAAAAGAATCTGCAATCCCTTCTCGGCCGGGTCAACTACGCCCGCGACATCCTGGGCAACAAGTCCCGCCCTGAGCTGGACGCGTTCGCCACGGAAATCGGTGCGTTTCAGGAAAAGAACGCCGACCTGTCCGATGAACAGACCATCCGCGCCGTGGAGTCCCTGGACAAGAGGCTGTCCGCCATGGAGGCGGCCATCGACGCCCAACTGACCGCCATGGACAAGGTGCGCATCGTCCGCCATCCGCAACGCGCCAGTCTCAAGGACATCCTGGAAAACGTCTATGACAATTACGCTGAGATGGGCGGCCAGGACGAGCACTCCATCGATCCCGGCATGCTCATCGCCAGGGCCTACATCACCCGGAGACGCGGCAAGAAGATCATCAACCAGCCGGTCATGGTCGTGGGCCAGGAAAAGGGCCACGGCGAGGAGTTCCGCAATGGCGGCTCCATCAAACCCTGGGGTAACTCGAAGGCGCTGAAGTACATGAAGGTCGCGGCCCGGGAACAGATCCCCATCCACGCTTACGTGAACACGCCCGGCTCCTACCCCATCGAGGACTTCCCCGGTGCGGCCCAGCAGATCGCCGAGAACATTTATGAAATGGCCGGTCTGGACGTGCCCATCGTGGCCATCTTCTCCGAGGGCGGCTCGGGCGGTGCCGAGGCCATCGGCATGGCCGACAAGCGCCTGATGCTCTCCCACGGCTACTATTCGGTCATCTCGCCCGAGGGCGCGGCGGCCATTGAGGGACGCATCAAGGGCTCGGAGCGCGCTCCGGCAGAGCTCATCGAATCCTGCGCCATGGCCCAGAAGATCACCGCCCAGGACAACCTGGCCAACGGTTACATAGACGAAATCATCCAGGAGCCGCCGCTGGGTGCTCGCGCAGACCACTTCGACTTCTTCAAGCAGGTCCGCGAGCAGGTCATCCGGGCAACCGACGAGGTCGCCCTGAACGTGCGCGGCGTGCGCCTTTTCCGCGCCGTGGCCCTGCGGCATTTCAAGAAGAATACCGACGTTATTGTGCGCTGGTCTCTCAATGAGAAGGCCCGCGAGCGTCTGGTTGCCAAGCGGTTCCGTAAATACCGTCGACTGGCTCAGGGTGCATATCAGGACAACCGCTCCCTGATGGAAAAGCTCAGCGCAACCAGTTCCGGTTTGGTTTCCAATACGGCCAGCCTGATTCTCTACGGACTGATTAAACCTTTCAAGCACCGCGTGGAACGCATCGTTGAGGAAGCCTCGGATGAAATCCACGTGATCACTGCCAAGTTCACCGGCGTGATCAGAGGCATGCTCAAGAAAGTGGGCATCAAACCGGGTATGGACAAGCAGAAGGAATTGGAGCTGACCGGCCTGTCTCAGACCGAGCCCGAAGCCCCCGCCCTGCTCAACGACAGCGACTACGTCAGCCCCCAGGCCCTCCAGGACAGGGAAATATCCTGTCCGCACGCCAGCAAGCGTGGTTGCCTGGATATATGGGCGCGGGACCTGTTCACTGACTACGGCGGAGTGTGCCCCAACTGCGGGTACAACTTCCCCATGGAATACCAGTGGTATCTCCACAACGTATTCGACCGGGGCTCCGTGCGCGAATTCAACCGCGACATCGCCTCGGGTAACCCGACCGGTTTCCCCAACTTCGAAGCCCGCGTCGACGCCGCCAAGAAGAAGACCGGGCTGGAATCCAGCTGCCTGACCTTTAACGCCACCCTCGAAGGGCTGCGTGTCACGTGCGCCACGCTGGTTGCCAACTTCCGAGGCGGCTCGGTCGGCGCAGCCGAAGGCGAGAAGTTCATTCGCGCCCTGGAACTGGCCCAGACCAAGCACCAGCCATTCCTGGCCTATATCCACGGCACGGCGGGTATCCGCATCCAGGAGGGTGTCAACGGCCTGATCCAGATGCCCAGGGTGACCATGGCCGTCCGCAGATACATCGAGGAAGGTGGCCTCTACATCGTCCTGTACGACACCAACTCCTACGCGGGGCCTGTGGCCTCGTTCCTTGGTTGCTCGCCCTACCAGTATGCGGTGCGCTCCTCGCGCATCGGCTTTGCCGGCCCCGGCGTCATCAAGGAAACCACCGGACTGGAGATTCCGCCCAACTACCACAACTGCTACAAGGCGTTGTCCAGGGGGCACATCCAGGGTGTTTGGAGCCGCAAGGACATCCGCAAGAATCTGCATCAGGCCTTCCTGACGATCGGTGGACGGAACCTCTACTATCGTTAA
- a CDS encoding bifunctional diguanylate cyclase/phosphodiesterase: MLTNLPTGAILMRTLVLITIKDYAKLREMYGQSFVDLLEKELGDSLKATAAGNNTRNLSIMHPDSGKAAFIVPQDNNPADIAYEYKTQAQKDLESTMLRHTGLGIDLGMGFAPVSCHKDDCEWDTALSKALSTARRMESRPLDMNELSITSRFNTILVQGWVSAHYQPILDFRTDTILGWEALARGPEGSAFRSPVMLFQTAEELGRLFALEKLCREAAIRNVGELKDGQKLFLNIHPKTMADPAFSPGQTLELMDKYGLTPNNVVFEITEQHSVQDFDLFYRTLAHYRSQGFQIAVDDAGAGYAGLTLIAELQPDYIKLDKSLIDDIHKDPVKRALVETTAVFADKIGSRIIGEGIESRDQAVCLKDIGVHCGQGYFLARPCAPKPDVNEECRHLKTVGDIANNIICSPPVGDLAKAPHAVELSCLVSTAHDFFRKNDTFTNIVVVRDNVPKGLVMEYHLNRQLSSQFGIALYHKRSIDAIMDSSPLIVDVDMPVEQVARTAMKREHIKAYDDIIVTKKGLLYGVVTVQDMLNVLAKIQVEMAKGTNPLTGLPGNVAIEQEVESRIKQKRPFSIIYGDLDHFKVYNDTYGFKNGDRIIKLAADIMSWATRKHRPSDARLCHIGGDDFVLITPPDAVQRLCKSITRCFGRLVKNCYCLEDQQRGWIQAKGRDDKERKYPLVTISLGVIEIDGPCSLMEIGERAAHIKKYAKSIPGNSVAIDRRPAIGKIDPAVCK; the protein is encoded by the coding sequence ATGCTGACCAATCTTCCCACAGGGGCCATATTGATGCGGACGCTGGTCCTGATCACCATCAAGGACTATGCAAAACTCAGAGAGATGTACGGACAGAGCTTCGTAGATCTTCTCGAAAAAGAGCTGGGTGACTCCCTGAAGGCCACAGCGGCAGGCAACAACACCCGCAATCTGAGCATCATGCATCCCGATTCGGGCAAAGCAGCCTTCATCGTGCCCCAGGACAACAATCCTGCGGACATAGCCTACGAATACAAGACCCAGGCCCAAAAGGACCTGGAATCGACCATGCTCCGGCACACCGGCCTGGGAATCGACCTGGGCATGGGCTTTGCCCCGGTTTCCTGTCATAAGGACGACTGCGAATGGGACACGGCACTGAGCAAGGCTCTGAGCACTGCCCGGCGCATGGAGAGCCGCCCCCTGGACATGAACGAGCTGTCCATCACCAGCCGGTTCAACACCATTCTGGTTCAGGGCTGGGTCTCGGCCCATTACCAGCCGATCCTCGATTTTCGCACCGATACCATCCTTGGCTGGGAAGCTCTGGCCCGCGGCCCGGAAGGTTCCGCTTTCCGCTCCCCGGTCATGCTGTTCCAGACCGCGGAGGAGTTGGGCCGTTTGTTCGCGCTTGAGAAACTCTGTCGTGAAGCGGCCATCCGCAATGTGGGTGAACTGAAGGACGGACAGAAACTCTTCCTGAACATCCACCCCAAGACCATGGCCGACCCGGCGTTCTCGCCCGGTCAGACTCTCGAGTTGATGGATAAGTACGGCCTCACACCCAATAACGTGGTCTTCGAAATCACCGAGCAGCACTCGGTTCAGGATTTCGACCTCTTTTACCGTACGCTGGCCCACTACCGCAGCCAGGGCTTCCAGATCGCGGTTGACGACGCAGGGGCTGGCTACGCCGGCCTGACCCTCATCGCCGAACTGCAACCAGACTACATCAAGCTCGACAAGTCGCTCATCGACGACATCCACAAGGACCCGGTCAAGCGCGCACTGGTCGAAACCACGGCGGTTTTCGCGGACAAAATCGGTTCTCGAATTATCGGCGAGGGAATCGAGAGCCGGGACCAGGCGGTCTGCCTCAAGGATATCGGCGTACACTGCGGCCAGGGATACTTTCTGGCCCGCCCCTGCGCTCCCAAACCAGACGTGAACGAAGAGTGTCGCCACCTCAAGACCGTTGGGGACATCGCCAATAATATCATCTGCTCCCCGCCCGTGGGCGATCTGGCCAAGGCTCCCCACGCTGTTGAGTTGTCCTGCCTGGTCTCAACGGCTCACGACTTTTTCCGCAAGAACGACACCTTCACCAACATAGTGGTCGTCCGCGACAACGTGCCAAAAGGGCTGGTCATGGAATACCACCTCAATCGCCAGCTTTCCTCCCAGTTCGGCATCGCCCTTTACCACAAGCGATCCATCGACGCGATAATGGACAGCAGCCCGCTCATCGTGGACGTGGACATGCCTGTTGAGCAGGTCGCCCGAACGGCCATGAAGCGCGAACACATCAAGGCCTACGACGACATCATCGTGACCAAGAAAGGGTTGCTTTACGGTGTGGTAACGGTCCAGGACATGCTCAACGTCCTGGCCAAAATACAAGTCGAGATGGCCAAGGGGACCAACCCTCTGACCGGTCTGCCCGGCAACGTCGCCATCGAACAGGAGGTCGAGTCCCGCATCAAGCAGAAGCGACCCTTCTCCATCATCTACGGCGACCTGGACCACTTCAAGGTCTACAACGACACATACGGGTTCAAGAACGGTGACAGGATCATCAAACTGGCAGCAGACATCATGTCCTGGGCCACGCGAAAGCACCGGCCCAGTGACGCCCGTCTGTGCCACATTGGCGGGGACGATTTCGTGCTCATCACACCTCCGGACGCGGTCCAGCGGTTGTGCAAATCCATCACCCGCTGCTTCGGCCGTCTGGTCAAAAACTGCTACTGCCTCGAGGACCAGCAGCGCGGCTGGATTCAGGCCAAGGGCCGTGACGACAAGGAACGCAAATATCCCCTGGTGACCATCTCCCTGGGCGTTATCGAAATCGACGGTCCCTGTTCTCTCATGGAGATTGGCGAACGCGCAGCACACATCAAGAAATACGCAAAGTCCATCCCAGGCAACTCGGTAGCCATTGACCGCAGGCCCGCTATCGGCAAAATCGACCCTGCAGTATGCAAATGA